A genomic region of Lycorma delicatula isolate Av1 chromosome 4, ASM4794821v1, whole genome shotgun sequence contains the following coding sequences:
- the LOC142324261 gene encoding uncharacterized protein LOC142324261 isoform X1 — protein sequence MEWSYKKHVFHDTMNNLITIPKCFFEGTSCNESKIQKEVFIKHKHSKIFVKYYSKSNQNCCVKHGDICDKGFGVHHFNICSNKRNKNNKMNNISYRNNNKNNKINNNSYRNNIHNKKKSNKRKHDKSNDYNCNYCNDDTCTNIKNNFVIDEGKEAFIEIDNVKKSDVGTSSDTDSFVIKFSKNTNIFDLLNYVWCLIVDGAQLDRVNDDTFDGLSFEINCDGDDSTTTTTTNNNNNNNNNHNHHHNNNHNYDCKVTDNDEDDEDDDVEDYDDDDDGDENDNQDDDDDDEVDSVDNENKSQLCDEISDKVVTVIRDDCINICSDCYVYCIDSSDCIVSSTSCSSSSSSSSSSSGVCRCDVNNESSSTSTSSDDFDNGNENDYCVLLL from the exons ATGGAATGGTCGT ataaaaaacatgttttccaTGATACAATGAATAACTTAATAACAATACCTAAATGTTTTTTTGAAGGAACGTCTTGTAACGAatctaaaattcaaaaagaagtatttataaaacataaacattcaaaaatatttgttaaatattattcaaaatcgAATCAAAATTGTTGTGTTAAACATGGAGATATATGTGACAAAGGTTTTGGTGTTCATCATTTCaatatttgtagtaataaaaggaataaaaataataaaatgaataacattagttataggaataataataaaaataataaaattaataataatagttacagaaataatattcataataagaaGAAGAGCAATAAGAGAAAACATGATAAAAGTAatgattataattgtaattattgtaatgaTGATACTTGTactaatattaagaataattttgtaatagatGAAGGTAAGGAGGCTTTTATTGAAATCGATAACGTAAAAAAATCAGACGTTGGAACTTCATCGGATACCGattcatttgtaattaaattcagtaaaaatactaatatatttgatttattaaattacgtGTGGTGTTTAATAGTCGATGGGGCGCAGTTAGATCGTGTTAACGATGATACTTTTGATGGActcagttttgaaattaattgcGATGGTGATGatagtactactactactactactaataataataataataacaataataatcataatcatcatcataataataatcacaattatGATTGTAAAGTAACAGACAATGATGaagatgatgaagatgatgatgttgaagattatgatgatgatgatgatggtgatgaaaatgataatcaagatgatgatgatgatgatgaagttgATAGTGTTGATAACGAGAATAAATCGCAGCTTTGTGATGAAATAAGCGATAAAGTTGTTACAGTTATTCGTGATGATTGTATTAACATCTGTAGTGATTGTTACGTTTATTGCATCGATAGCAGCGATTGCATCGTCAGTAGTACTAGttgtagcagtagcagtagtagtagtagtagtagcagtggTGTGTGTAGGTGTGATGTTAATAATGAAAGCAGTAGTACTAGTACTAGTAGTGATGATTTTGATAACGGTAATGAAAACGATTATTGTGTTTTGTTGTTGTAA